The genomic window CCAGGGATGCAGACGGCCTCGGCCCGGTTGAACGGCATGGTCTCCGCGGTCGCCGCCGGCCCCGCCTCGGCGGGCGTGATGAACATGAGCAGCAGCGCCGTCGTCGCCATCAGGGCAAACACCAGGAGCAGCACACGTCCCTCGACGAAGTGAGATCCCACGGCGCCCGCCAGCGAGCCCAGGGCCATGGCGCTTCCCCCCCAGAGCGCCAGGCGGCGGTGGAGCATGGCGCCGCGGCCGTGGGTCCACACGCCCATCGCGGAAGCGGCCAGCACCTGCGCCATGGTCACGCCCGCCACCAGCTTGATGTCGAGGCTGCCCACGGCGAGGAGCGGCGGGACATAGAAAAGGAGCGGGATCATCACGATGGCCCCGCCCACGCCGACCAGTCCCGACGCGAACGCGCCAGCAAAGCCCAGCGCGGCCAACGTCAGGATGAAGGCCGCGCTCACGCGGAAGCGCCCGGATCCGGCTGCGACATGGGCAGCATGATACCTCGGCCGCCGCCCGCCGGAGGGGCGAAGGACGCCGTCCCCGATCTTCATCCTCCCTGCCAGCCCAGAACGATGAGCCGGACGCCCACGAACGCCAGGGCGACGACCAGTGCCCGGATGATCCAGACCCCGCGGACCCATCGCGCGTGCCACGCGCCCAGCTGGGCGCCGGCGGCCACGCCGATCGCCAGCGGGAGGATGCGCCCGAGGACACCCAGGAAGTCGCCCTCGAGCGCGTGCACGGCCGAGCCCGTCAGGGTCATGATGGCCAGCGTGAAGTGCGACGTGGCCGTGGCGACGTGCACCGGGAAGTGGAGGAGGTTGGCCATCACGGGCACGTGGATGATCCCCCCGCCGATGCCCAGCAGGCTCGAGAGGAAGCCGACGCCGAGGCTCAGCCCCACGCCGAGCACGGGGTTGAACGCGTACGCGTGGACGGTGCCGTCGGCCTCGACGAGACGCCGCCGCATCGCCCAGCGCCCGCCATCTCCCGCCGCGCTCTCGGACGGCCCGCGCAGCAGGAACGCGCAGATCGCCAGCATCAGGATCCCGATCAGAAGGTCGAATGACCGGCGCGGCATGCGGTCCGTCGCGAGGGCTCCCAGGATGGCGCCGGGCACCGTCGCCGTCGAGAAGAGCAGGCCCGACTTATAGTCGATGCGCCGCATGCGCGCGTAGGCGACGGATCCGGACAGCGCGTTGACGAACACCACGGTCAGCGAGATCGTGGCGATCGTGTGCGGGGAATCGTTCGGGTAGAGCAGAAGGAGCAGCGGCACGAGGAGAAAGCCGCCGCCCGCGCCGATGAGCGTGCCGTAGGCCCCGAGGGCGAAGCCCACAGGAAGCAGCCAGAGGAGTTCGGGCATGAGTCGCCGAAAGCTCGGCAGCCCATTCTGCCACGGCGCCCCCGGGGCGGGCGCCGGATTCCGGGCTAGCGCAGGCTCGAGTAGTACGCGGCCAGGTCGGCGAACTGGCCGTCCGGGATGATCCGCATGAGCGCCTTCTTGGCCGCGAGCAGCGGTTCACCGGGGTCCCGCGTGTCCACCTTGAAGAGCACCATCTGCTGCGCGAGGTAGCCGGGAGGCTGGCCGGCGAGTCCCGGGATCAGCCGCGCGGGATCGCCCTTGCCGTCCGGCCCGTGGCAGATCACGCACTGGGCCGCAACCGTCTTGCCTCTCGCGGCGGCCTCGGCCGAAGAGCGGATGGGCGTGGGCAGGCGCTTCTGCGCGGCGAAGTACGCCGCGATCTGGTCCAGCCCGAGGAACTGGATCTCCTTCGCGTACGGCTCCATCTCCGGCG from Candidatus Methylomirabilota bacterium includes these protein-coding regions:
- a CDS encoding sulfite exporter TauE/SafE family protein → MSAAFILTLAALGFAGAFASGLVGVGGAIVMIPLLFYVPPLLAVGSLDIKLVAGVTMAQVLAASAMGVWTHGRGAMLHRRLALWGGSAMALGSLAGAVGSHFVEGRVLLLVFALMATTALLLMFITPAEAGPAATAETMPFNRAEAVCIPGVVGMMSGLVGAGGAFLLMPVLIGVMRVPVRLSIGTSLAMAGAGALLGFVGKLATGQVPFIAAAAVVAGSLPGASLGAHLSRRAPVGVLRVILGAVIALAALRVWIDVLH
- a CDS encoding sulfite exporter TauE/SafE family protein; this translates as MPELLWLLPVGFALGAYGTLIGAGGGFLLVPLLLLLYPNDSPHTIATISLTVVFVNALSGSVAYARMRRIDYKSGLLFSTATVPGAILGALATDRMPRRSFDLLIGILMLAICAFLLRGPSESAAGDGGRWAMRRRLVEADGTVHAYAFNPVLGVGLSLGVGFLSSLLGIGGGIIHVPVMANLLHFPVHVATATSHFTLAIMTLTGSAVHALEGDFLGVLGRILPLAIGVAAGAQLGAWHARWVRGVWIIRALVVALAFVGVRLIVLGWQGG
- a CDS encoding c-type cytochrome, which encodes MTTIRFAAALAAAVFVLAVAPGAARAAGPLDDPGFAKVITCAACHGWNGNSGSDMMPSISGLDPAYFKRQTENYATGKRPSPEMEPYAKEIQFLGLDQIAAYFAAQKRLPTPIRSSAEAAARGKTVAAQCVICHGPDGKGDPARLIPGLAGQPPGYLAQQMVLFKVDTRDPGEPLLAAKKALMRIIPDGQFADLAAYYSSLR